Below is a window of Triticum urartu cultivar G1812 unplaced genomic scaffold, Tu2.1 TuUngrouped_contig_5097, whole genome shotgun sequence DNA.
cctaggtaaacatcgtgtcacccgcctcctgttaccatccgcctagacacacagttcggaaccccctacccgagatccgccggttttgacaccgacacccgacATTTTCTCAAACGCTGACAACAGAAGTTTCAGGTTTCTAGCCTTGTCTAGGTCATGTTTCATAAAGAGAATTATGTCCGTCCTGCTTGGCGCGCTCAATCAGAATAGCCAACATGTCAGCCACAATGTTAAATAACATTGGGGATATGGCATCACCCGGTCGTAGTCATTTTTTTGTCTGAAAGTAATGGCCGACATCATCATTGACTTTGATGGCCACACTACCTCCAATTACAAAATTTTGGATCCACTTGCACCATTTATCGAAGAAGCCTTTCATCCTTAGGGCCTGTTGGAGGAAAGACCATTTGACCTTGTCATAGGCTTTTTCAAAGTCTATTTTGAATACTACTCCACTCATGTTTTTCCATGCATCTCATGGACGGTCTCATGCAGGATTACTACGCCATCGCATATGTTCCTTCCTTGCATGAAAGTTGTTTGAGATGGCCGAACAACATGGTCAGCTACCGAGTTTAATCTATTCGTCGCCACTTTGGTGAAAATCTTGAAGCTGACATTAAGGAGGCATATGAGTCTGAAATGTTGAATCCGTTTGGCCTCCTTAATCTTTGTCAACAAGATAATCTCGCCAAAATTAAGTCTGAATAGGTCAAGTCGGTCGGCATGAAAACAATTGAACAACTCCAAAATGTCAGACTTGATGATATCCTAGAAATTCTGATAGAATTCTACGGGGAAACCATCAGGGCCTGGAGCTTTGTTATGTTCCATTTGGAACACCGCAGCTCGCACCTCCTCTTCTGAGAATGGCGCCGTCAGGATATCATTTTCTTCTACCGTGACATGTGGAATATCATCTGTTCGGGTCTCATCAAGGGTGAAATTCCCTTCAGTCGGCGCTCTAAAAAGAGATTTGTAGTATTTGGTGATATACTTTTTGAGATCCTCTTGACCTTCGATCCTCCCCTCATCTTGTTGGAGACTGTAAATACATTTCTTCCTATGCTGCCCATTGGCGACCAATTGGAAGTATCTTGTATTACTATCACCCATAAAAATGAAATCAGCTTTGGATCTCTGGTAGTATTTGATCTCCTCTTCTCGCAGTAGACGGGAAACCATCTCATTAGATTGATTTTTCAATTCAATCTCTTGCTGAGATAATGTGCGCGTCTCTGCAATTTTGTCGAGGTCATCAATGATGGTACAGAgcctttgtttttcttttttataAATTCCGTTGGTGTGTTTTGCCCATCCAGAGAGGTGTCGCCTCATGGCTCTTATTTTTAAAGATCCATCGTTGAATAGGTGTAGGACCAACAGCGGGCCTCGCCCAAACATTCTTGATCATGTCTACGAATCTGTCCCTATGCAGCCAGCCTCTCCCAAACAGTCTGGGTGCCTGGGTTCGTAGAGTTAGAATCCGGAATGATGGGTGCATGATCTGATAAGGCCTCGATACGCTCTAGGTCTCGCACGGTTACCAGAGGAAATGTTAGTTCCCATTTGGTATCCATTAGTACCATATCGAGCTTCTCGTATGTCGGCACAGATCGGTTGTTCGCCCAAGTGAACTGACGCCCCGACATACTGGCCTCCCGAAGATCCAAACTGTCTATCACATCATTGAATAGGAAAGGCCAATGAGTGTCGAAACGGTCATTATTTTTCTCTTCCTGGTACCTCAGAATGTTAAAGTCCCCTCAAATAAGCATTGGGTACAGATTATTCTTAGCCAGGTTAACCAATTCCCGATGGAAAGCAGATTTATGTTCATCTTGGGCAGCCCCATAGACAGCGACAAGAGTCCATGTAAAATTGTCAGCTCTATTCTGCGGGTGAAATTTTATATGAAATTCACCGATCGGAAAAGCCAACAAGTCCATGGTTGTTGTCATTATCCCAAGAAGGATTCCTCCAGATCTTCCATGAGCTGGTAGACTATGCCATGTGTAGTCGAAACCACCTGATAGGTGATCGAGGACATGCGGGCGGAAGTCGCACTTGCCAGCCTCAGAAATTGCCACAAAATCCAAACCGTTTTCCCGGACACAATCACTGACGTGTTTATGTTTAGCCAAGTTTGAGAGACCTTTGTTATTCCAAAACATGCCTCTCATGTGGAAACTCGGGTTTGTGTTGAACTCTTCGCCTTCTTGGGcggtttttgtttctttttggAGGAGTGCGATTTAGATTTCCGCAAAGACGCCATGAAGTCACAAAACATGGACCCAGGTCTTGCATCATCCAATCCAACCTCCGTAACCTCAACAACAAAGTGGGATATAAGCGGACCATCATATTTGGCATCCGCTTCATAGtggttgataagatagtcttatcttaagtcttgcatgtaatttagagatgacaaaaaGACGTCCACAATGGGTCATATCTCagccttatcttcaataactagtTATTCCTAAAAACATGgtgagacatattgtgctaagagatcatctcttgtcttgtcttatttaagagaagacaagccttttcttatgagttctctctcctccacctcatTATTTATCCTACGTGACACTCCTAAGATAGCACCATTGTACATGTCCTAATGTAGTTTTCAAGGAATCTAACAGAATCCGTAATGGAGTGTTTTCCTTGGTCGTGGACCACATCATTTCGTAGGAACCAAGCACGCTGGAAGACAAGAGGACCAAGCCACACAACTTCAGTTTGATTCTGGCGAGGAGGATCGGGAGATAGTCAGTCCCTGTGTATTTGAAAACCCCTTCCTCCAGCTTGTACGCACTTCGGACAAAGAAGTACTGGCACGATTCGTAGTAACAAGCCGGCACATCCTCCATCTTCACCAAGTGGTCTCGTGTGTTGGATCGGGTGGTTGTTCTACTGTGCATGCCTTTTGAGTGACAATGAGTGGATTTTTTCAGAATCGAAGAACTAGGATAAAGAAAGGGCAGCCCAGTGCACGTAGCTCCTGATTGCGCAGGTTCTGAGAAAAGATCCGGTCACTTTGGTTCTATAGTCTTTCCCTGCATTTTCTGTAAGAGGTTGTTTTCAGGACAAGAACTTATCACAAGGCAACAACTTATCGCTGCGCCAAGGATCGAAGACCCAAAATAGAACAAAAAATAAATCCTTATACCACACTAAGCTCAGTTAGAGGCGTCCTAATTTTTCACACATTTATGTATGTGTTCGTTGTATTTGTGtcaaaaaaatcatgaattcGCAAAGCTTGCGCGTTTTTCATTTATAGAAGAGTAGAACAAGGTACGAGGTCTCTATCACTAGACCAATTCGAAGTGCCGCGAGAGAGGAAGGAGGGGGTGGATTACGAAGTACCACATCTGAAGGGAAGACTAGAGCCCACCACATGCAGTGCGCAGGGCGTCCGACCTCCTTATCTTGTTTTGTCGTTAAAGATGCTCGGGTTCGAGGGATCGAGCCCAGCAGCGTCTGCGATGTGTCGCGATTACTTTGTCTTCTGTAGACACTAGGGGCACGACAGTGCACCCGGTGGGCCTTCGACCAACTCGTTGAGTCGGGTGGAGGGTCTAGTGATGGTTGTAGCTGCATGAATATAGTCGCGGTGAGGCAGAGCCTTCTATCTGCCAAGCATCAACATGATGCTCCCGAGTCTAGATGAGGCATGGAGCCTGTTTGGGCGAAGTGAAGCCCCCGAGCCCGGAAGCAGCGAGGTTGGAGCCCTCGCGCTCGGATACGACGAGGCTGGAGTACCTGCAAGGTCCAGAAAACAAGGCAAATTTGGGTTTGCATTTTGTTAAACACTGGAAGACCAAGTGGGCTTTCACATGCATAGTTAATGCAAAAACTTTTATAAGTAGTACAACTTATGAAGTTACTTCACTCTGGTGCAAATAATAAGCAATGGAGGGAAACCGAGGATGCCGGCTAAATCTGTGATGCAACCCTCGGGCGGTGCCTATGAGGAGATCGGTATTGATTCAACCTCAAAGTTAATCATGAGAGATCTAACGTTGATACTACCCCTGGGTTTTGATAGCGAAAGGGTAGTTTTAGATATGGTTTGTTACGTTGATGCTGCTCCCGGTAGTTTATTCAGGGGAGGTCGGTAAATGACGATACAACCCCTGAGTCCAGACATTATGGGGAGAAACCTCAATGCATCCTCTTAGCTGACTATAGGGAGGTCCACTTTGCCTGATGCAGCCCCCGAGTGTGGCAAAAGAGAGTTCAGTTAATTACTTCCCCTCAGTCCTCTAAGTCTACCCCGAGAGGTTCCTTCTATTTTATGAAGCCCATGGGTCCGACCTCAGAGAGATCTCCTTTGTGGACCATACTAACATTATGCTTAGGCACCGGTATTAGACACACACTAGTGGGGAATCCTGACTCCTTGGGAACGCCTTAGTCCTATCGATTTCAACAACTTTAATTCACGTCTCTTgctactttattttattttagtaATTTACTTCACCCACTACACCTCTTTCACCCATATTACTATTGCTTTGGATTTCCTTTAACTTCAGTCACTACTATTTGAGCCCTACAAGAGACAAAAGGCCGATTCCTGTGCTCCTTGTGCAATCAATATTCTTACTTCAAAAAAGCTGCAACTAAACCATGTGCACTTGCAGGCCATCAGTCGCCCTGACATGTGGACCACGTCTGTCataaatgaaggaaatatgccctagagacaataataaagttgttatttatatttccttatatcatgataaatgtttgttattcatgctagaattgtattaatcgaaaacttagtacatgtacgaatacatagacaaaatagagtgtccctagtatgcctctacttgactagctcgttaaatGGTTATGCtccctgaccatagacatgtgttgtcatttgatgaacgggatcacatcattagagaatgatgtgatggacaagacccatccgttagcttagcataaatgatcgtttagttttattgctattgctttcctcatgacttatacatgttcctctgactatgagattatgcaactctcgaataccggaggaacacattgtgtgctatcaaacgtcacaacgtaactgggtgattataaagatgctctacaggtgtctccgatggtgtttgttgagttggcatagatcgagattaggatttgtcacttcgtgtatcggaaaggtatctctaggccctctcggtaatgcacatcactataagccttgcaagcaatgtaactaatgagttagttacgggatgatgcattacataacgagtaaagagacttgctggtaacgagattgaactaggtacgatgataccgacgatcgaatctcgagcaagtaacatactgatgacaaagggaacaacgtatgttgttatgcggtttgaccgataaagatcttcgtagaatatgtgggagccaatatgagcatccaggttccgctattggttattgaccggagatgagtctcggtcatgtctacatagttctcgaacccgtagggtccgcacgcttaacgttcaatgatgatcggtattatgagtttatgttttTATGTACCGagggttgttcggagtcccggatgtgatcacggacatggcgaggagtctcgaaatggtcgagatataaagattgatatattagatgactatattcggacaccggatgagttccgagGGTCACCGGATATATATCGGGGTGCCGAAAGGGTTATCGGAACCACcagagaagtaatgggccttattgggcctaggGGAGAGAGAAGGgctggccgcccccccccccctccatgGGCCTAGTCCAAATcagactagggggaggggcggcgccccctccttccttctcttccccctccttccttcttctcctagtaggactaggaaaggggggagtcctactcctactaggaggaggattcctccccccttggcgtgcccatgagggccggccgacctccccatccctcctttatataggtggggaggggggcaccctagagatcatcaaagttgattgtttagccgtgtgcggtgcccccctccacagaattccacctcggtcatatcgttgtagtgcttaggcgaagccctgcatcggtaacttcatcatcaccgtcatcacgccgtcatgctgacgaaactctccctcggcctcaactagatcaagagtatgagggacgtcaccgagctgaacgtgtgcagatcgcggaggtgccgtgcgttcggtacttgatcggttggatcgtgaagacgttcgactatatcaaccgcgtttcataacgcttccgctttcggtctatgagggtacgtagacatactctccccctctcgttgttatacatctcctagatagatcttgcgtgatcataggaatttttttgaaatactgcgttccccaacaataaacatgtttaAAATTGTCAAAATGGTCATCACTTTCACTTGGTAGTTTTTGGCCACAAAATTATAAAAAAGTTTTAGGTTTTGCCACTCCCAACAAAGTGGTAGTTCTATGGGACATAAgccccagttgtgtttttttaaATACCCATTCCTTCATGATGGACTAGTTGAGGCAGGGGCTCCAAAGTGCATGGTGAGCGAGTGTTGTGTCAGCGACCAGCCAAATCATGAGCGGGAAGAAAATGAAATTTCAAGCAGGCGGCCGATTCGCAAGCTTCGACTCCAGCTCGGCTTGCGGGCCCGGAATGGGCCTTGGGCCCGGTGCGTGTATAAAGCTCCTCCTACCACCTCTTGTGTGAGGCGGACAGCTGGCAACAACTAGGAAATACTTGGACAGAAAGTAGCTCACCTCTCTCCCCCTCGATCGCCTCCCCGAGTTGTAATTTGAACTCCATTTCATGGCGATTTAGATGGAGAGCTAACAATCTGGTATCAGAGTCAACATCGCCATGCCTTCCTGAGGGGCTTCTTAGGGGGATGGGATGTTAGGGCTGTTGTAGGCCGGTGAGGCTGGCtcgagtttagtcccaccttacTTACGGGAGAAGGCTACAACCATCTTATAAGGGAGAGATTCCTTCCTCCTTTCAGTTCGGGCTTTTGGGATGGAGTGGGCTCTCCGCTGAATGCTGGCCCGTGTGggcataaacatccaaaacatggacagggtgtgggctaGGCCGAGTTGGGCGCTATCATCTGGTATGAGAGCTAGCTCTGGTGATTCCGATGATCTCGCCACTTGGGAGGATATGGAAGCCACCAAGCAAAAAATTCTGAGGGGTCCAGCTTGGGGACAAGCCGTTTCAAAAGAAGGGGGATTGTCGTTGACCAGGCAGATCATGAGCGGGAAGAAAATGACATTTCAAACAGGCCTCCCATTCGCAAGCCCCGACTCTCGGAATGGGCCTAGGGCCCGGTGCGTGTATAAAGCTCCTCCTATCCCCTCCTGCGCGAGGTGGACGGCAGGCAACGGCTAGGAAATACTTGGACAAAAAGTAGCTCACCTCTCTTCCCTTGGATTCCCTCCTCTGGTTGTAATTTGAATTCCATTTCATGGCGATTTAGATCGAGAGCTAACATGCTGCCGACCAAACCCATAGGGCGACCGCACATGGGCCGGCCCGCGACGCCAATTCCGTTTACCGACCTCTCCCATTTGGTTTTCCAGTGATTTTTTTTGGTCCAGGTTTTTTTCAtagaaacatgaacattttttctaAAGTTAAACAATTTGCAGAAAAAATAGGCCTATAAGTTTTGTAGTCTATAAATCCTATAGAATTAAATAGCATGGTGTGGCATGTAGAGACTTTTGATGGTACGACGTTGAACAGGGACCACCCTTCGCTCTTATTACATCCACGCCGTGCCCGGCGCATGCATGCGTTGGTCTCCACCTCCGCACACCTTGGATCTCATCTCATCTCCCCCAGCTCCCTCCATCGAGTTGGACGCGGTGCAGTTCTTGGCGATAGGCATGGACAGGTGCTCTGCATTGTTATTGTCCTCTTCGATCGCCGCGGCCGCCTGAGGAGCCGGCGCGGACGGGGTAGAAGATGAAGGGGAACGTCGCGGCGGCGGTGCCTCGGCTGGTGGCTCACCGGGAGGTCGAGATGTTCTCGCACTACGTCGGTACGATTCGCGGCCATAGGTTTTACTTTTTTCTCCCCCCCAGGTCAATGTAACTTGCGTTCTCGAAGCCGAGCCCATTCGTCGCCCATTTCCTTCGGGCTAGGAGTAATTCAGGCCTTCAATGAATGGGCAACTCTGCAGAATGAATCGAATTGTGGGTTCTGATTTCATGGTCGATCAGGCCAGGTCTGCATTTGCACGACCAGGAGACAAACAGAGTCTATTCGATCACGAGAAATTGATGATACCACGGATTTCATTTGATACACGAATGACGAATCTTGCATTTCAGCATTTTTCTCTGTGGGTTACACTGAATTTTCCTGCTAATCGACCTATTTTCCTCGCAAGTTTTCGTACATGTATTTCAATGCAAAATCTTTACTGTTTCCGCTGAACATGTTTCCCCTGCATCATTGTTTTATGCTGACCGTTGCCGCATGCACTGTTCATCGATTCCGAGTAACATAAGCAATGGCCCATTCATCAGCACTTATCTGAATCTGTTTTTCAGCTAATCAAATCGGGATCGAGGATCCGAACCAGTGCCCCCACCTTTGTACAATGGCCTACGAGTACCTGAAGAAGAGCGAGGGCTACGAGCAGAATCTGCTCGCCTTCTTTCACAACAACATGGACCCGGACGCCCTGCTCGTGAAGCTGATCGAGGAGCTGGACAGATGCATACTCGGCTACTTCTCCTTCCACTGGAAATGGGCAACCCACGTGATCACGCAGGTATACGGCAAATGGGGCAGATTAAAGCGGAGGAAAATTTTGCACACTGACCAACTGACCTCTCGTTCGTAAAAATATGTCTCTCTGTATCACTTGCTTAATTAGGTTCTGACAGCAGAGCAACCTAAACGCAAGCTCAGGAGCTTGGTGTTTGAGGCCACCAGGTAATTAATCAACTGTCCACCTTTCATATATGTGATGATTCATTGATCCGGCCGGCACAAAATGCGCAAGAGAACAAGTTAGTCGTACAGATTCTCGATGGAATCTGGTTTTTGGTTGTTCATGATTGGGCAACGTACGTCCAGGAAGATGAGGTTCGAGAGGGTGACGAGAGagctgaaggtgacgaggctctTCTCGACTCTGATGGAGGAGCTCAAGGTGGTCGGGATAAGCTGCCACGAGAACCAGCCGCGCTACCCCCCGGCGGAGGTGATGGTCCCGGCGGCGCAAGGCGACCGCAGCCCGGTGCTGCTCCTGATGGGCGGCGGCATGGGCGCCGGCAAGAGCACCGTGATCAAAGAGATCGTGAAGGAGTGAGTCTCCTCGATCGAGTCGCCGGCAAGAGCGTGCAGTGAGCACCGTGTGTGCTGTGCTCGAATCAATGCGAATTAACGCGTGCTTGCAGGATGTTCTGGTCGGGCGCGGCGGCGAACgcggtggtggtggaggccgACGCGTTCAAGGAGTCGGACGTCATCTACCAGGCCATCAACTCCCGCGGCCACCACAACGACATGCTGCAGACCGCCGAGCTGGTAATCAATCAATGGAGCACTGGTTTTCTTGCGCGTTGCAGCAGTACAAATGCGTGCGTGCATGATGATGCAGGTGCACCAGTCGTCGACGGACGCGGCGGCGTCGGTGCTGGTGACGGCGCTGAACGAGGGGCGGGACGTGATCATGGACGGCACGCTGTCGTGGGAGCCGTTCGTGCTGCAGACCGTGGCCATGGCGCGGGAGGTGCACCAGCAGCGGTACCGCATGGGGGCCGGGTACAAGGTGGCCGCCGACGGGACCACCACCGAGCAGTACTGGGAGGCCGTGGAGGACGAGGAGGGCATCGGGCCCAACTGCAGAATGAAGCCCTACCGCATCGAGCTCGTCGGTGTGATCTGCGACGCCTACCTCGCCGTCATCAGAGGGATCAGGTAACTAGCTAAGATCAACTCTAGCCGATCGATCCTTTAATAataaagaagtatcggccaagtaAAACTTAGTGGAGTGTTTTTATTCCACACTATTTTTTGCCGGATCTAGCCGATCTTCTAAACTTAGTGAATACTAAGTAcaaaaaaatatcaaatgcatttTACTTTCGGTCACTGAAACAAATTTCATTGCTTCTTTATTTCATTAAACGATAGTTTAATATACCGGAGTACATAATTCATCGATTTTTCGCTAAGAGAATTGAACTAAAAAAACAAGAACTACAATTAGACATTTTAATAGAAATTTAACTTTCATAGTTGCTCccattagttgaattaatatttACTTTATGTCTTTATTTTGAACACTGTTGATGCTCTCAATTGGTTTCTCGAGTTTGCACACTTTTTTCTTCTTCGGTTCCGACGAATTCGACATTGCGTTACCTCTAGTCTCATCTCTAGTTTCTACTCTAGTAAGGAATGCATGAACATCTATTAAATTTCTTGCTATTAATAgatcgatgtaatcttgttttggaTACCAAAAATTGTCATTCTATCCACAATTTTGAACAAACAATGAGGTACAAATTGCAACTAATCCGATGAACAACCGGATAAACAAGCACTCACCCCATCTCTTTTGCACTTGAAAaacacccatccgggatgttcTAGCATGGTCGAAACTCCGCGCATCACCTGCCGCGGGTAGTCGTTGCACTTGATGATCGGGCAACGGGGAGCCGACGAGTTGTTGGGCCAGTGCCGAGCCCGACCAACGTTGGGTGTGTCTTTGCCGGCGGTTCGCCGACGAGTGAGATTCGAGCGGTTAGAGGAGATCATACTTACATGCGGCGTAGAGTCTTTGTTGGGGGCTGTGCGGTTTGGTAACCAGCCAATCCATCGTCGCCGGCGGCCGGATGCATCAAATCTAACGGCGGTGGCGACATCCACCGATTCCTGCGCCGCCCACGGCGAGGGAGACTCGAATCCGAGTGGTCGAGGACCGCAACGGGGCCTACGGAGCGTCAGCGGTGACGGGTGGTGGCCGGTGGAGGTGGGAAGGATGACGTTGGCATAGATGTGGCGCGAGAGTGGGATGGGTGAGGCTACGGTAGAGAGCAGATTTTTTTGCTTGAGCTGTGGACGGCCGACTCAATACAAGAGTCCACTAGAAGGCC
It encodes the following:
- the LOC125528773 gene encoding calmodulin calcium-dependent NAD kinase-like; this encodes MKGNVAAAVPRLVAHREVEMFSHYVANQIGIEDPNQCPHLCTMAYEYLKKSEGYEQNLLAFFHNNMDPDALLVKLIEELDRCILGYFSFHWKWATHVITQVLTAEQPKRKLRSLVFEATRKMRFERVTRELKVTRLFSTLMEELKVVGISCHENQPRYPPAEVMVPAAQGDRSPVLLLMGGGMGAGKSTVIKEIVKEMFWSGAAANAVVVEADAFKESDVIYQAINSRGHHNDMLQTAELVHQSSTDAAASVLVTALNEGRDVIMDGTLSWEPFVLQTVAMAREVHQQRYRMGAGYKVAADGTTTEQYWEAVEDEEGIGPNCRMKPYRIELVGVICDAYLAVIRGIRRAIICGRAVRVTSQLRSHKRFASAFRRYCELVDNARLYSTNAVGGPKLIAWKDGGSRLLVDVEDIQLLDRVSRINEEANCVHELYQNGHPTGGAGSSVWEDLVTSPERASIQRELKAAILESEACFPSP